A stretch of Hippoglossus hippoglossus isolate fHipHip1 chromosome 20, fHipHip1.pri, whole genome shotgun sequence DNA encodes these proteins:
- the ptbp2a gene encoding polypyrimidine tract-binding protein 2 isoform X1: MDGISDVAVGVKRGSDELSMYNSPNSGMSSSSDGASNGSDSKKLRVEEAPPSRVLHIRKLPNEASETEVIALGLPFGKVTNILTLKGKNQAFLEMGTEEAAITMINYYTTVTPHIRNIPIFIQYSNHKELKTDAGNQRTQAVLQAVSAVQSGGSPSSDVQDALAAASSPVLRIIIDNMFYPVTLDVLQQIFSKFGTVMKIITFTKNNQFQALLQFSDPVNAQQAKLALDGQNIYNSCCTLRIDFSKLVNLNVKYNNDKSRDYTRPELPAGDGQPSLDSTVAAAFSKDSNSLLGKIPGALSPLSAAAAAAAAAGRVALAGQTGSSGVLLVSNLNEEMVTPQSLFTLFGVYGDVQRVKILYNKKDSALIQMSDANQAQLAMSHLNGQKVYGKIIRVTLSKHQTVALPRDGLDDQGLTKDFANSPLHRFKKPGSKNFQNIFPPSATLHLSNIPQDVTEDDLRLLFSNAGGTVKAFKFFQDRKMALIQMSTVEEAIQALIDLHNYNMGGNQHLRVSFSKSTI, translated from the exons ATGGACGG CATCAGCGATGTTGCAGTTGGAGTCAAG AGAGGATCAGATGAGCTGAGTATGTACAACAGTCCCAACTCTGGCATGAGCAGTAGCAGTG ATGGGGCTTCCAATGGCAGTGACAGTAAAAAGCTCAGGGTGGAGGAGGCCCCTCCGTCTCGTGTGCTCCACATCAGGAAGCTGCCCAACGAGGCCTCGGAGACAGAAGTCATCGCCCTTGGCTTGCCTTTTGGCAAAGTCACCAACATCCTCACACTAAAGGGAAAGAACCAG GCATTCTTGGAGATGGGGACAGAGGAGGCAGCCATCACTATGATTAACTACTACACCACAGTAACTCCTCATATCCGCAATATCCCCATCTTCATTCAGTACTCCAATCACAAGGAACTCAAAACCGATGCTGGAAATCAg CGGACCCAGGCAGTGCTGCAGGCAGTGTCAGCAGTCCAGTCGGGTGGCTCACCAAGCTCAGACGTTCAGGATGCCCTCGCAGCAGCCTCCAGTCCCGTGCTGCGCATCATCATCGACAACATGTTCTACCCAGTAACGCTGGATGTGCTGCAACAG aTTTTCTCCAAGTTTGGCACAGTTATGAAGATAATCACATTTACCAAGAACAATCAGTTCCAGGCCCTTCTACAGTTCAGTGATCCTGTTAACGCACAGCAAGCAAAACTG GCATTGGATGGTCAGAACATATACAACTCGTGCTGCACACTGCGTATCGACTTCTCCAAGTTGGTTAACCTAAATGTCAAGTACAACAATGATAAGAGTCGTGACTACACACGACCTGAGCTTCCCGCTGGGGACGGACAGCCCAGCCTCGACTCCACGGTGGCCGCTGCGTTCAGTAAAGATTCCAATTCTCTCCTCGGTAAGATCCCAG gaGCCCTGAGCCCTCTGAGCGCTGcagcggcggctgctgctgctgcagggagggTGGCCCTGGCTGGACAGACAGGGTCCAGCGGGGTCCTGCTGGTCAGCAACCTCAACGAGGAG ATGGTTACGCCCCAAAGTCTGTTTACCCTCTTCG GAGTGTATGGTGATGTCCAGAGGGTAAAAATACTCTACAATAAGAAGGACAGCGCTCTCATTCAGATGTCAGACGCCAACCAGGCCCAGCTAG CAATGAGCCACCTGAACGGGCAAAAGGTGTATGGGAAGATCATCCGAGTGACCCTGTCCAAGCATCAGACGGTGGCGCTGCCCCGTGATGGCCTGGATGACCAGGGCCTGACCAAGGACTTTGCCAATTCTCCACTCCATCGCTTTAAGAAACCGGGATCCAAAAACTTCCAGAACATCTTTCCGCCCTCTGCCACCCTCCACCTCTCCAACATCCC ACAAGATGTGACGGAGGACGACCTGCGACTGCTCTTCTCCAACGCTGGAGGCACTGTGAAAGCATTCAAGTTTTTCCA GGATCGTAAAATGGCTTTGATTCAGATGTCAACAGTGGAGGAGGCCATCCAGGCTTTGATTGACCTTCACAACTACAACATGGGAGGCAACCAGCACCTGAGAGTGTCCTTCTCCAAATCCACCATTTGA
- the ptbp2a gene encoding polypyrimidine tract-binding protein 2 isoform X2 gives MDGISDVAVGVKRGSDELSMYNSPNSGMSSSSDGASNGSDSKKLRVEEAPPSRVLHIRKLPNEASETEVIALGLPFGKVTNILTLKGKNQAFLEMGTEEAAITMINYYTTVTPHIRNIPIFIQYSNHKELKTDAGNQRTQAVLQAVSAVQSGGSPSSDVQDALAAASSPVLRIIIDNMFYPVTLDVLQQIFSKFGTVMKIITFTKNNQFQALLQFSDPVNAQQAKLALDGQNIYNSCCTLRIDFSKLVNLNVKYNNDKSRDYTRPELPAGDGQPSLDSTVAAAFSKDSNSLLGALSPLSAAAAAAAAAGRVALAGQTGSSGVLLVSNLNEEMVTPQSLFTLFGVYGDVQRVKILYNKKDSALIQMSDANQAQLAMSHLNGQKVYGKIIRVTLSKHQTVALPRDGLDDQGLTKDFANSPLHRFKKPGSKNFQNIFPPSATLHLSNIPQDVTEDDLRLLFSNAGGTVKAFKFFQDRKMALIQMSTVEEAIQALIDLHNYNMGGNQHLRVSFSKSTI, from the exons ATGGACGG CATCAGCGATGTTGCAGTTGGAGTCAAG AGAGGATCAGATGAGCTGAGTATGTACAACAGTCCCAACTCTGGCATGAGCAGTAGCAGTG ATGGGGCTTCCAATGGCAGTGACAGTAAAAAGCTCAGGGTGGAGGAGGCCCCTCCGTCTCGTGTGCTCCACATCAGGAAGCTGCCCAACGAGGCCTCGGAGACAGAAGTCATCGCCCTTGGCTTGCCTTTTGGCAAAGTCACCAACATCCTCACACTAAAGGGAAAGAACCAG GCATTCTTGGAGATGGGGACAGAGGAGGCAGCCATCACTATGATTAACTACTACACCACAGTAACTCCTCATATCCGCAATATCCCCATCTTCATTCAGTACTCCAATCACAAGGAACTCAAAACCGATGCTGGAAATCAg CGGACCCAGGCAGTGCTGCAGGCAGTGTCAGCAGTCCAGTCGGGTGGCTCACCAAGCTCAGACGTTCAGGATGCCCTCGCAGCAGCCTCCAGTCCCGTGCTGCGCATCATCATCGACAACATGTTCTACCCAGTAACGCTGGATGTGCTGCAACAG aTTTTCTCCAAGTTTGGCACAGTTATGAAGATAATCACATTTACCAAGAACAATCAGTTCCAGGCCCTTCTACAGTTCAGTGATCCTGTTAACGCACAGCAAGCAAAACTG GCATTGGATGGTCAGAACATATACAACTCGTGCTGCACACTGCGTATCGACTTCTCCAAGTTGGTTAACCTAAATGTCAAGTACAACAATGATAAGAGTCGTGACTACACACGACCTGAGCTTCCCGCTGGGGACGGACAGCCCAGCCTCGACTCCACGGTGGCCGCTGCGTTCAGTAAAGATTCCAATTCTCTCCTCG gaGCCCTGAGCCCTCTGAGCGCTGcagcggcggctgctgctgctgcagggagggTGGCCCTGGCTGGACAGACAGGGTCCAGCGGGGTCCTGCTGGTCAGCAACCTCAACGAGGAG ATGGTTACGCCCCAAAGTCTGTTTACCCTCTTCG GAGTGTATGGTGATGTCCAGAGGGTAAAAATACTCTACAATAAGAAGGACAGCGCTCTCATTCAGATGTCAGACGCCAACCAGGCCCAGCTAG CAATGAGCCACCTGAACGGGCAAAAGGTGTATGGGAAGATCATCCGAGTGACCCTGTCCAAGCATCAGACGGTGGCGCTGCCCCGTGATGGCCTGGATGACCAGGGCCTGACCAAGGACTTTGCCAATTCTCCACTCCATCGCTTTAAGAAACCGGGATCCAAAAACTTCCAGAACATCTTTCCGCCCTCTGCCACCCTCCACCTCTCCAACATCCC ACAAGATGTGACGGAGGACGACCTGCGACTGCTCTTCTCCAACGCTGGAGGCACTGTGAAAGCATTCAAGTTTTTCCA GGATCGTAAAATGGCTTTGATTCAGATGTCAACAGTGGAGGAGGCCATCCAGGCTTTGATTGACCTTCACAACTACAACATGGGAGGCAACCAGCACCTGAGAGTGTCCTTCTCCAAATCCACCATTTGA
- the ptbp2a gene encoding polypyrimidine tract-binding protein 2 isoform X3: protein MDGISDVAVGVKRGSDELNGASNGSDSKKLRVEEAPPSRVLHIRKLPNEASETEVIALGLPFGKVTNILTLKGKNQAFLEMGTEEAAITMINYYTTVTPHIRNIPIFIQYSNHKELKTDAGNQRTQAVLQAVSAVQSGGSPSSDVQDALAAASSPVLRIIIDNMFYPVTLDVLQQIFSKFGTVMKIITFTKNNQFQALLQFSDPVNAQQAKLALDGQNIYNSCCTLRIDFSKLVNLNVKYNNDKSRDYTRPELPAGDGQPSLDSTVAAAFSKDSNSLLGKIPGALSPLSAAAAAAAAAGRVALAGQTGSSGVLLVSNLNEEMVTPQSLFTLFGVYGDVQRVKILYNKKDSALIQMSDANQAQLAMSHLNGQKVYGKIIRVTLSKHQTVALPRDGLDDQGLTKDFANSPLHRFKKPGSKNFQNIFPPSATLHLSNIPQDVTEDDLRLLFSNAGGTVKAFKFFQDRKMALIQMSTVEEAIQALIDLHNYNMGGNQHLRVSFSKSTI from the exons ATGGACGG CATCAGCGATGTTGCAGTTGGAGTCAAG AGAGGATCAGATGAGCTGA ATGGGGCTTCCAATGGCAGTGACAGTAAAAAGCTCAGGGTGGAGGAGGCCCCTCCGTCTCGTGTGCTCCACATCAGGAAGCTGCCCAACGAGGCCTCGGAGACAGAAGTCATCGCCCTTGGCTTGCCTTTTGGCAAAGTCACCAACATCCTCACACTAAAGGGAAAGAACCAG GCATTCTTGGAGATGGGGACAGAGGAGGCAGCCATCACTATGATTAACTACTACACCACAGTAACTCCTCATATCCGCAATATCCCCATCTTCATTCAGTACTCCAATCACAAGGAACTCAAAACCGATGCTGGAAATCAg CGGACCCAGGCAGTGCTGCAGGCAGTGTCAGCAGTCCAGTCGGGTGGCTCACCAAGCTCAGACGTTCAGGATGCCCTCGCAGCAGCCTCCAGTCCCGTGCTGCGCATCATCATCGACAACATGTTCTACCCAGTAACGCTGGATGTGCTGCAACAG aTTTTCTCCAAGTTTGGCACAGTTATGAAGATAATCACATTTACCAAGAACAATCAGTTCCAGGCCCTTCTACAGTTCAGTGATCCTGTTAACGCACAGCAAGCAAAACTG GCATTGGATGGTCAGAACATATACAACTCGTGCTGCACACTGCGTATCGACTTCTCCAAGTTGGTTAACCTAAATGTCAAGTACAACAATGATAAGAGTCGTGACTACACACGACCTGAGCTTCCCGCTGGGGACGGACAGCCCAGCCTCGACTCCACGGTGGCCGCTGCGTTCAGTAAAGATTCCAATTCTCTCCTCGGTAAGATCCCAG gaGCCCTGAGCCCTCTGAGCGCTGcagcggcggctgctgctgctgcagggagggTGGCCCTGGCTGGACAGACAGGGTCCAGCGGGGTCCTGCTGGTCAGCAACCTCAACGAGGAG ATGGTTACGCCCCAAAGTCTGTTTACCCTCTTCG GAGTGTATGGTGATGTCCAGAGGGTAAAAATACTCTACAATAAGAAGGACAGCGCTCTCATTCAGATGTCAGACGCCAACCAGGCCCAGCTAG CAATGAGCCACCTGAACGGGCAAAAGGTGTATGGGAAGATCATCCGAGTGACCCTGTCCAAGCATCAGACGGTGGCGCTGCCCCGTGATGGCCTGGATGACCAGGGCCTGACCAAGGACTTTGCCAATTCTCCACTCCATCGCTTTAAGAAACCGGGATCCAAAAACTTCCAGAACATCTTTCCGCCCTCTGCCACCCTCCACCTCTCCAACATCCC ACAAGATGTGACGGAGGACGACCTGCGACTGCTCTTCTCCAACGCTGGAGGCACTGTGAAAGCATTCAAGTTTTTCCA GGATCGTAAAATGGCTTTGATTCAGATGTCAACAGTGGAGGAGGCCATCCAGGCTTTGATTGACCTTCACAACTACAACATGGGAGGCAACCAGCACCTGAGAGTGTCCTTCTCCAAATCCACCATTTGA